DNA sequence from the Candidatus Planktophila sulfonica genome:
TCTGCGCTTGCGACGATAAATGGTGTGAGGTCGTGTGACTTTGGAAGAACATCGATGATGTCCATTGGAGAGACACGGAATGAAGGAATATTTACCTTCTTACCATTTACAACGAAGTGACCGTGGCGAACCAACTGGCGTGCCATGTCACGTGACTTTGCAAAGCCTGCGCGGAATACAACGTTGTCGAGACGTGTCTCAAGGATGACGAGAAGGTTTTCACCAGTCTTGCCCTGCTTGCGGTTTGCCTCTTCGTAGTAACCACGGAACTGCTTCTCGAGAACACCGTAGATACGTGCGCACTTCTGCTTTTCACGCATCTGCAATAGGTATTCAGATTCCTTTGAACGGCCACGGCCGTGCTGTCCTGGTGGATAAGGACGTGATTCGATCGGACACTTTGGTCCATCGCACTTTGAGCCCTTGAGGAAGAGCTTTACTTTTTCGCGACGGCAACGCTTGCAGTCTGCTCCGGTATAACGAGCCATTTATTCTCTTCCTTCCTTAAACTCGACGAGGTTTCGGTGGGCGGCAGCCATTGTGTGGAGCTGGAGTTGTATCTGAGATAGCTCCAACTTCTAGGCCTGCTGCTTGCAATGAACGGATTGCAGTTTCGCGTCCGGAACCAGGTCCCTTTACGAATACATCTACTTTCTTAAGGCCGTGCTCCTGTGCGCGACGAGCTGCTGCTTCTGCTGCAAGCTGTGCTGCGAATGGAGTCGACTTACGTGAGCCCTTGAAACCTACTTGGCCAGATGATGCCCAAGAGATAACAGCGCCGGTTGGATCTGTAATAGAGATGATTGTGTTGTTGAAGGTTGACTTGATGAAAGCCTTACCAACTGCAACGTTCTTCTTCTCTTTCTTACGAAGCTTTACCTTGCCCTTTGTTGCGGCAGCGGACTTTGATTTAGGAGCGGCCATTACTTAGTCACCTTCTTCTTACCGGCAATTGCCTTACGTGGACCCTTACGAGTACGAGCGTTTGTATGTGTGCGCTGACCACGTACAGGAAGTCCCTTGCGGTGACGAATACCTTGGTAGCTCTGGATTTCGACTTTACGACGGATATCGCCTGCGATTTCGCGGCGGAGATCACCTTCGATTTTGTAGTTAGCTTCGATGTATTCACGAAGCTGAGCAAGTTCTGATTCTTGCAAATCTTTAACGCGGGTATCTGGAGAAATCCCAGTTGCCTTGAGCGTTTCGTGGGAACGGGTTAGACCCATTCCGAAAATATAGGTGAGTGCAATCTCTACACGCTTTTCGCGTGGAAGATCGACACCGACTAGACGTGCCATTTATTCAACCATTCTGTATCCGGAGGTCCTCCGCAATGCTCCTCGACATATTTATCGAGCCCTGGCCTACCGGTCCGGGGGTCTTAACTATTTCTAGTTAAGTCGCATCACGCGTACTTATTGTCTGGGTATTAGCCCTGACGCTGCTTGTGACGAAGATTTTCGCAGATCACCATTACGCGACCTTTGCGACGAATGACTTTGCACTTGTCGCAAATCTTCTTCACGCTTGGATTAACCTTCACGCGAATTTCCTTTTGTTAGTGGCGAATTAATTACTTGTAACGGTAAATAATTCGACCCTTTGTAAGGTCGTATGGACTGAGTTCTACGATCACACGGTCAGCAGGCAAAATACGAATGTAGTTCTTTCGCATCTTTCCGCTGATATGTGCCAAGACCTTGTGTCCATTTGTTAGTTCAACACGAAACATTGCGTTAGGTAACGCCTCAGCAACAGTGCCTTCGATTTCGATCGCACCATCTTTACTTGCCAAGGATCAATACCTTCTTCTCTTTTTTGAATTGAACGAAGGGCGATTCTATGGGAGGCCCCCCTTATAAGGGAAATCGGCCAAAACTGACCTATTGAGCCCCTTCAACACGCAGGAAATTAGGCCAAAAGATCGGAGATTTCGACCCCGAAGCGAGCTAGTTCAGCCCGGCCCCCATCGAGGGCTGTGAGGACAAATGGCTTGCCGTCTGGGCAGATGACATAGGTGTGTTCGAAGTGAGCCCCACGAGATTTATCGTTGGAAATAACTGTCCACTCATCACTGAGCACCTTGGTCTTATGTGTTCCACGAGTAATCATCGGTTCAATGGCGAGTGCCATTCCAGGAATGATTTCAGGTCCATTGCCAGCTTTGCCAAAGTTGAGAACGTGTGGCTCTTGATGCATCTCTGTTCCGATGCCATGTCCGCCGTACTCTTGCAAAATTCCGTACTTACCTTGCGAATTGATGTACTGCTCGATGGCATAACCAATATCTGAAAGCTTTACACCGTTCTTGCCAGCTGCTATTCCGACCCACATCGATTCTTCGCAGGTGTCCATCAACTTCTGATCTTCAGGATCGACTTTTCCAATTCCAACTGAGAAGGCTGCATCTCCATGCCAACCATCGACGATTGCGCCGCAATCGATTGAGACGACATCGCCTTCGTTGATGATCTTTGGCCCTGGAATTCCATGGACGATTTCATCGTTAATGGATACGCAGATTGTCGCTGGGAAGCCGTGATAGTTGAAGAAGTTTGATGTTGCTCCGCTGCGCTTGATGTGGGCTGCAGAAATTGCATCCAGTGCGCTAGTGGTCATTCCTGGCTTAATTGCTTCGCGAATAAGTTGATGAATCTCTGCGACAACTAAACCAGCGCGGCGCATAACCTTGATTTGATCAAGGTCCTTTATCTGAATTGCCATAGTAAAAGTTAGCCGTGAACGCGGCTTAGCGCTGTAATTGCACGATCTGTAATTTCAGAAACTTCACCATCTGCTGAAATTGTGATGAGCAAACCTTCGGTGCGGTAGAAGTGCACGATTGGCGCAGTCTGTTCTTCATAGACAGCAAGGCGCTTTGCGATGACTTCTTCCTTGTCATCTTCGCGCTGGTAGAGCTCGCCACCGCAAGATGGGCAGGCAGTTGCTTCAGGTGAAGCAGGTGCGCCACAGTTCTTGCAGGTAAGACGTGATGAAAGGCGCTTGATGATGATCTCGTTCTCGATTGCGAGTTCAAGAACTGCATCTAGTGGTGTGCGCTTTTCTGCTAGAAATGCGCGGAGAACTTCTGCCTGCACAGTGTTACGTGGGAATCCATCGAGGAGAAAACCATTTGCTGTGTCATCGTGAGTCAGGCGATCTTTAACCATCTCATTGGTGACTTCGTCAGGAACTAACTGACCTGCATCCATATAACCCTTTGCCTGCAGACCAAGAGGCGTGCTGGCTTTGAGGTTTGCGCGGAAGATATCGCCCGTAGAAATATGCGGAATTGAATAGTGCGCGGCTAGAAACTGAGCTTGTGTTCCCTTACCAGCACCTGGTGGACCTACCAGGACTAAACGCATTACTTCAAGAAACCTTCATATGAACGCTGCTGCAACTGGCTTTCGATCTGCTTTGCAGTATCGAGACCAACACCGACAACGATGAGGATCGCAGTTCCACCGAATGGGAAGTTCTGTGATGCACCGAAGACGATAAGAGCAAGGATCGGAATAATCGCAACAAGTGCGAGGTAGAGAGAACCAGGCGCTGTAATGCGTGAGAGCACATACTGAAGGTATTCAGATGTTGGTCGTCCCGCACGGATGCCTGGAATAAATCCGCCGTACTTCTTCATATTGTCTGCAACCTCATCTGGGTTAAATGTAATTGCAACGTAGAAGTAGGTGAAGAAAATAATGAGGGTTGCATAAGCAGCCATATAAATTGGGTGATCACCGCTCACCAAGTTACGTGAGATCCAAACAGCCCAACCAGCTTGGCTATTGGTGAAGTTCACGAGAAGTGAAGGGATATACAAAAGTGATGATGCGAAGATAACCGGGATAACACCAGCCTGGTTAACCTTAATTGGAATATATGTAGATGTTCCGCCGTAAGCCTGACGTCCCACCATGCGCTTTGCGTACTGCACAGGAATTCGACGCTGTGCCTGCTCAACGAATACAACTGCTGCAACAACCAAGACTCCGACTGCGCAGACAAAGAGGAATGCGAACAAGCCCTTTTGAAGCTTGATTGACCAGAGCTGGCTTGGGAAACCTGCTGCGATAGATGTGAAGATCAAGATCGACATACCGTTACCGACGCCGCGATCTGTAATGAGCTCACCGAGCCACATGATTACAGATGTTCCAGCTGTCATTACAACGATCATTGTAAGAATTCGCTGCCATGAAGCATCAGGAATGATTGGAAGTGAACAACCTGAGATCAAACGACCTGGTGTACGTGCAACTGCAACCAAACCAGTTGACTGCAAGATTGCAAGACCGATTGTTAAGTAACGTGTGTACTGAGTAAGTGTTGCGGTACCTGACTGGCCTTCTTGCTTCAAAGCTTCAAAGCGTGGGATTACAACGGTAAGAAGCTGAATAATGATTGAAGCGGTGATGTAAGGCATGATGCCAAGTGCGAAAACTGAGAGCTGAAGAAGTGCTCCACCTGAGAAGAGG
Encoded proteins:
- the rpsD gene encoding 30S ribosomal protein S4 — protein: MARYTGADCKRCRREKVKLFLKGSKCDGPKCPIESRPYPPGQHGRGRSKESEYLLQMREKQKCARIYGVLEKQFRGYYEEANRKQGKTGENLLVILETRLDNVVFRAGFAKSRDMARQLVRHGHFVVNGKKVNIPSFRVSPMDIIDVLPKSHDLTPFIVASAEFGEKSVPAWMEVVASQMRIIIHGVPARSVIDTQVQEQLIVELYSK
- the rpsK gene encoding 30S ribosomal protein S11 — translated: MAAPKSKSAAATKGKVKLRKKEKKNVAVGKAFIKSTFNNTIISITDPTGAVISWASSGQVGFKGSRKSTPFAAQLAAEAAARRAQEHGLKKVDVFVKGPGSGRETAIRSLQAAGLEVGAISDTTPAPHNGCRPPKPRRV
- the rpsM gene encoding 30S ribosomal protein S13, yielding MARLVGVDLPREKRVEIALTYIFGMGLTRSHETLKATGISPDTRVKDLQESELAQLREYIEANYKIEGDLRREIAGDIRRKVEIQSYQGIRHRKGLPVRGQRTHTNARTRKGPRKAIAGKKKVTK
- the rpmJ gene encoding 50S ribosomal protein L36 produces the protein MKVNPSVKKICDKCKVIRRKGRVMVICENLRHKQRQG
- the infA gene encoding translation initiation factor IF-1, yielding MASKDGAIEIEGTVAEALPNAMFRVELTNGHKVLAHISGKMRKNYIRILPADRVIVELSPYDLTKGRIIYRYK
- the map gene encoding type I methionyl aminopeptidase, giving the protein MAIQIKDLDQIKVMRRAGLVVAEIHQLIREAIKPGMTTSALDAISAAHIKRSGATSNFFNYHGFPATICVSINDEIVHGIPGPKIINEGDVVSIDCGAIVDGWHGDAAFSVGIGKVDPEDQKLMDTCEESMWVGIAAGKNGVKLSDIGYAIEQYINSQGKYGILQEYGGHGIGTEMHQEPHVLNFGKAGNGPEIIPGMALAIEPMITRGTHKTKVLSDEWTVISNDKSRGAHFEHTYVICPDGKPFVLTALDGGRAELARFGVEISDLLA
- a CDS encoding adenylate kinase; the protein is MRLVLVGPPGAGKGTQAQFLAAHYSIPHISTGDIFRANLKASTPLGLQAKGYMDAGQLVPDEVTNEMVKDRLTHDDTANGFLLDGFPRNTVQAEVLRAFLAEKRTPLDAVLELAIENEIIIKRLSSRLTCKNCGAPASPEATACPSCGGELYQREDDKEEVIAKRLAVYEEQTAPIVHFYRTEGLLITISADGEVSEITDRAITALSRVHG
- the secY gene encoding preprotein translocase subunit SecY produces the protein MLSAFGMAFKTPELRKKIFFTLSIMALFRFGSVVPTPGVSYTNVKQCIDQAQTGGLFGLINLFSGGALLQLSVFALGIMPYITASIIIQLLTVVIPRFEALKQEGQSGTATLTQYTRYLTIGLAILQSTGLVAVARTPGRLISGCSLPIIPDASWQRILTMIVVMTAGTSVIMWLGELITDRGVGNGMSILIFTSIAAGFPSQLWSIKLQKGLFAFLFVCAVGVLVVAAVVFVEQAQRRIPVQYAKRMVGRQAYGGTSTYIPIKVNQAGVIPVIFASSLLYIPSLLVNFTNSQAGWAVWISRNLVSGDHPIYMAAYATLIIFFTYFYVAITFNPDEVADNMKKYGGFIPGIRAGRPTSEYLQYVLSRITAPGSLYLALVAIIPILALIVFGASQNFPFGGTAILIVVGVGLDTAKQIESQLQQRSYEGFLK